One Glycine soja cultivar W05 chromosome 2, ASM419377v2, whole genome shotgun sequence genomic region harbors:
- the LOC114400426 gene encoding pentatricopeptide repeat-containing protein At2g13420, mitochondrial-like: MAFPKPRQSHHLSFLSPPLLRRFCSLPPPSPRDESDAELISKLLLQHHNPFHATESPLQLHGITLTPTLLFHTLLRLKNHSKIALSLFHYAKTLPNPPLSHSSFTLLIDTMAKVRQFDVAWQLIVEMDQRHHLTPTPSTFLTLIRRLICAGLTRQAVRAFHDIDAFSETKTTPQDFCVLLDTLCKYGHVRLAVEVFNKNKHTFPPTVKMYTVLIYGWCKIGRIKTAQSFLNEMIDKGIEPNVVTYNVLLNGVCRKVSLHPEERFERTIRNAEEVFDQMRESGIEPDVTSFSILLHVYSRAHKPQLVLDKLSLMKEKGICPNVVMYTSVIKCLASCGWLEDAERLLGEMVRDGVSPCAATYNCFFKEFRGRKDGESALRMFKRMKEDGLCMPSSHTYVILIRMFLRLDMIKVVKEIWQDMKETGAGPDLDLYTVLIHGLCERQRWREACHYFVEMIENGFLPLKGTFESLYRGLIQADMLRTWRRLKKKLDEESITFGSEFQNYQLKPYRR; this comes from the coding sequence ATGGCGTTTCCGAAACCCCGTCAGAGCCATCAcctctctttcctctctccgcCACTCCTCCGCCGCTTCTGCTCCCTCCCTCCGCCGTCACCTCGCGACGAAAGCGACGCCGAACTGATCTCGAAGCTCCTCCTGCAGCACCACAACCCCTTCCACGCCACCGAGTCTCCCCTCCAGCTCCACGGCATCACCCTCACCCCCACCCTCCTCTTCCACACCCTCCTCCGCCTCAAAAACCACTCCAAAATCGCCCTCTCCCTCTTCCACTACGCCAAAACCCTCCCCAACCCCCCTCTCTCCCACTCCTCCTTCACCCTCCTCATCGACACCATGGCTAAGGTTCGCCAATTCGACGTCGCGTGGCAACTCATCGTCGAAATGGACCAACGCCACCACCTCACCCCAACCCCTTCCACTTTCCTAACCCTAATTCGCCGCCTCATCTGCGCCGGCCTCACGCGCCAAGCCGTACGCGCCTTCCACGACATCGACGCCTTCTCAGAAACCAAAACGACACCCCAAGACTTCTGCGTTTTGCTCGACACGCTCTGCAAGTACGGCCACGTCAGACTCGCCGTCGAggttttcaacaaaaacaaacacactttCCCCCCCACCGTGAAAATGTACACCGTTTTGATCTACGGCTGGTGCAAAATAGGGAGGATCAAAACGGCACAGTCGTTTTTAAACGAAATGATTGATAAAGGAATTGAGCCTAATGTTGTTACTTATAACGTTTTGTTGAATGGAGTTTGTAGGAAGGTGAGTTTGCATCCTGAGGAGAGGTTTGAGAGGACTATAAGGAATGCAGAGGAGGTGTTTGATCAAATGCGTGAGAGCGGGATTGAGCCTGATGTCACTAGCTTTTCGATCTTGCTTCATGTTTATAGCCGCGCGCACAAGCCGCAGCTTGTGCTGGATAAGCTGAGCTTGATGAAGGAGAAAGGGATATGTCCCAATGTGGTGATGTACACCTCGGTTATCAAGTGTCTTGCCTCGTGCGGGTGGCTTGAGGATGCTGAGAGGTTGCTTGGTGAGATGGTGAGGGATGGGGTGAGTCCGTGTGCCGCGACTTATAATTGCTTCTTCAAGGAGTTTAGAGGGAGGAAGGATGGGGAGAGTGCTTTGAGAATGTTTAAGAGGATGAAGGAGGATGGATTGTGCATGCCGAGTTCGCATACGTATGTGATTTTGATAAGGATGTTTTTGAGGTTGGACATGATCAAGGTTGTGAAGGAGATATGGCAGGATATGAAAGAGACAGGGGCGGGGCCGGATTTGGATTTGTATACGGTTTTGATACATGGGTTGTGTGAGAGGCAGAGATGGAGGGAGGCTTGCCATTATTTTGTTGAGATGATAGAGAATGGGTTTCTTCCTCTGAAAGGTACCTTTGAGTCACTTTACAGGGGGCTGATTCAGGCTGATATGTTGAGAACTTGGAGGAGGTTGAAGAAGAAGCTTGATGAGGAATCAATCACGTTTGGTTCAGAGTTTCAGAATTATCAATTGAAGCCCTACAGGAGATAA
- the LOC114400403 gene encoding uncharacterized protein LOC114400403: protein MATFPYYTLHPLSSSLTPSSKGSVHLCPCSSTRSRSLPQFPSKLRRKATIKPRLLTIIDPILLFNGVATTFYFDTQTLIVTVSVLAAIALSLFLGLKGDPVPCERCGGNGGTKCVFCNDGKMKQEMGLINCKVCKGSGLIFCKKCGGSGYSRRL from the exons ATGGCCACTTTTCCTTACTACACCCTTCATCCTCTATCTTCTTCTCTCACTCCTTCTTCTAAAGGCTCTGTTCATCTTTGTCCATGCTCTTCCACACGTTCTCGCTCTCTTCCCCAATTCCCTTCCAAACTACGACGCAAAGCCACCATCAAGCCGAGGCTGTTGACGATCATCGACCCCATTTTGCTCTTTAACGGCGTCGCCACCACTTTCTATTTCGACACGCAAACACTTATCGTCACTGTCAGTGTTTTGGCCGCCATTGCTCTTTCTCTCTTCCTTGGCCTTAAG GGTGATCCGGTGCCTTGTGAGCGCTGTGGTGGCAACG GTGGCACAAAATGTGTATTTTGCAACGATGGCAAGATGAAGCAAGAAATGGGGTTAATTAACTGTAAAGTATGCAAGGGTTCAG GATTGATATTCTGCAAGAAATGTGGAGGTTCTGGCTATTCCCGTCGGCTATGA
- the LOC114400412 gene encoding ubiquitin carboxyl-terminal hydrolase 12-like isoform X2, translated as MTVMTPAPIDQQEDEEMLVPHTDLAENNHQPMEVVAQPDAANTVESQPVEDPSTSRFTWKIENFSRMNTKKLYSEIFVVGGYKWRVLIFPKGNNVDYLSMYLDVADSASLPYGWSRYAQFSLAVVNQIHNKYSVRKDTQHQFNARESDWGFTSFMPLGELYDPSRGYLVNDTLVVEAEVLVRRIVDYWTYDSKKETGYVGLKNQGATCYMNSLLQTLYHIPYFRKAVYHMPTTENDMPSGSIPLALQSLFYKLQYSDTSVATKELTKSFGWDTYDSFMQHDVQELNRVLCEKLEDKMKGTVVEGTIQKLFEGHHMNYIECINVDYKSTRKESFYDLQLDVKGCPDVYASFDKYVEVERLEGDNKYHAEQYGLQDAKKGVLFIDFPPVLQLQLKRFEYDFMRDTMVKINDRYEFPLQLDLDRENGKYLSPDADRNVRNLYTLHSVLVHSGGVHGGHYYAFIRPTLSEQWYKFDDERVTKEDTKRALEEQYGGEEELPQTNPGFNNTPFKFTKYSNAYMLVYIREADKDKVICNVDEKDIAEHLRERLKKEQEEKEHKKKEKAEAHLYTIIKVARDEDLAEQIGKDIYFDLVDHDKVRSFRVQKQTSFNLFKDEVAKEFGIPVQFQRFWLWAKRQNHTYRPNRPLTHMEEAQSVGQLREVSNKVHNAELKLFLEVELGLDLRPIAPPDKTKDDILLFFKLYDTEKEELRYVGRLFVKATGKPSEILTRLNKMAGYDPDEEIGLYEEIKFEPNVMCEPIDKKVTFRASQLEDGDIICFQKAPAIDNEHVRYPDVPSYLEYVHNRQVVHFRSLEKPKEDDFCLEMSRLYTYDDVVEKVAQQLGLDDPSIIRLTPHNCYSQQPKPQPIKYRGVEHLSDMLVHYNQTSDILYYEVLDIPLPELQGLKTLKVAFHHATKDEVVIHTIRLPKQSTVGDVLNDLKTKVELSDPEAELRLLEVFYHKIYKVFPPNEKIESINDQYWTLRAEEIPEEEKNLGPHDRLIHVYHFTKDTAQNQMQIQNFGEPFFLVIHEGETLAEIKVRIQKKLQVPDDEFVKWKFAFFSLGRPEYLQDSDIVSSRFQRRDVYGAWEQYLGLEHTDNAPKRSYAVNQNRHTFEKPVKIYN; from the exons ATGACTGTGATGACTCCTGCTCCCATTGAC CAGCAGGAGGACGAGGAGATGCTTGTCCCGCACACGGATTTGGCTGAGAATAATCACCAACCTATGGAAG TTGTGGCTCAACCTGATGCTGCCAACACTGTGGAGAGTCAGCCTGTCGAGGATCCTTCGACATCAAGGTTCACATGGAAAATTGAAAACTTTTCTAGGATGAATACAAAGAAGCTCTATTCAGAAATAtttgttgttggtggttataaaTG GCGAGTACTCATTTTCCCAAAAGGGAACAACGTGGACTATTTGTCCATGTATTTGGATGTTGCAGATTCAGCTAGTTTGCCCTATGGCTGGAGTAGATATGCACAGTTTAGCTTGGCAGTCGTTAATCAAATCCATAATAAATACTCTGTGAGAAAAG ACACACAGCACCAATTCAATGCGCGGGAAAGTGATTGGGGTTTCACGTCTTTCATGCCACTTGGTGAATTGTATGATCCTAGTAGAGGGTATCTTGTGAATGATACTCTTGTAGTTGAAGCTGAGGTTCTTGTTCGTAGAATTGTTGATTACTGGACCTATGATTCAAAAAAGGAGACTGGCTATGTTGGACTTAAGAACCAGGGAGCTACATGTTATATGAATTCTCTACTTCAAACTTTGTACCATATTCCTTATTTTCGAAAG GCTGTATACCATATGCCAACAACAGAGAATGACATGCCGTCGGGAAGCATCCCTTTGGCTTTGCAAAGTTTATTCTACAAGCTCCAGTATAGTGACACCAGTGTTGCAACAAAGGAGCTCACTAAATCTTTCGGATGGGATACATATGATTCTTTCATGCAGCATGATGTTCAAGAACTGAACAGAGTCCTCTGTGAAAAACTTGAAGATAAGATGAAG GGAACTGTTGTTGAGGGAACTATACAGAAGTTATTTGAAGGGCATCATATGAACTATATCGAATGCATCAATGTGGACTATAAATCAACTAGAAAGGAGTCATTTTATG ACCTTCAGCTTGATGTGAAAGGCTGTCCTGATGTTTATGCTTCCTTTGACAAGTATGTTGAAGTTGAACGTCTTGAAGGGGATAACAAATATCATGCGGAACAATATGGTTTGCAG gaTGCTAAGAAGGGTGTCCTGTTCATTGATTTCCCTCCTGTTCTTCAGCTTCAACTGAAAAGATTTGAATATGACTTTATGCGGGATACTATGGTCAAG ATTAATGACCGTTATGAGTTTCCCTTGCAACTTGACCTTGATCGTGAGAATGGAAAATATTTATCACCTGACGCTGATAGGAATGTCCGCAATCTTTACACACTTCATAG CGTTTTGGTTCACAGTGGTGGTGTGCATGGTGGACATTATTATGCTTTTATCAGGCCAACTCTATCTGAGCAGTG GTATAAATTTGATGATGAGAGGGTGACTAAAGAAGACACTAAACGGGCATTAGAGGAGCAATATGGTGGCGAGGAAGAG TTACCGCAGACAAATCCTGGATTTAACAACACTCCTTTTAAATTCACCAAATATTCAAATGCTTATATGCTGGTGTATATACGTGAAGCTGACAAGGACAAAGTAATATGCAATGTGGATGAAAAAGACATTGCTGAACATTTAAGG GAGAGGttgaagaaagaacaagaagaaaaagagcacaaaaagaaagaaaaagcagAGGCTCACCTTTACACTATTATAAAG GTGGCACGAGATGAAGACCTTGCAGAGCAGATTGGAAAGGATATATATTTTGATCTTGTAGACCATGACAAAGTGAGGAGTTTCCGTGTCCAAAAACAGACATCTTTTAACCTTTTTAAG GACGAGGTGGCTAAAGAGTTTGGAATACCAGTTCAATTCCAGCGCTTTTGGCTATGGGCAAAGCGGCAAAACCATACGTATCGTCCAAATCGACCATTGACACACATGGAAGAAGCACAATCT GTTGGACAATTGAGAGAGGTATCCAACAAAGTTCACAATGCagaattaaaattgtttttggaAGTGGAGCTTGGGCtg GATTTACGTCCCATTGCACCGCCTGACAAGACAAAGGATGATATATTACTTTTCTTCAAGTTATATGATACTGAAAAAGAGGAGCTACG TTATGTTGGAAGGCTCTTTGTGAAGGCTACTGGTAAGCCATCAGAAATTTTAACCAGGTTAAATAAAATGGCTGGTTATGATCCTGATGAAGAGATTGGACTATACGAG GAAATTAAGTTTGAGCCAAATGTTATGTGTGAACCTATTGATAAGAAAGTAACATTTCGAGCAAGCCAG TTAGAAGATGGAGATATTATATGCTTTCAGAAAGCTCCTGCTATAGACAATGAACACGTCCGCTATCCAGATGTGCCTTCATACCTTGAATATGTGCACAATCGCCAG gtTGTTCACTTTCGATctctagaaaaaccaaaggaagatGACTTCTGCCTGGAGAT GTCAAGGCTCTATACATATGATGATGTGGTGGAGAAAGTGGCTCAACAACTTGGTTTGGATGATCCATCCATAATTAGGCTTACCCCTCACAATTGCTACTCTCAACAACCAAAACCCCAACCTATTAAGTATCGTGGTGTGGAACATTTGTCTGATATGCTGGTTCACTACAATCAG ACTTCGGATATATTGTACTATGAAGTACTTGACATCCCTCTGCCAGAACTACAAGGATTGAAAACTCTGAAAGTTGCATTTCACCATGCTACCAAGGATGAA GTGGTTATTCATACCATCAGACTCCCAAAGCAGAGCACTGTGGGGGATGTCCTTAATGATCTGAAAACAAAG GTGGAATTGTCTGATCCTGAAGCCGAGCTTAGGTTGCTTGAAGTTTTCTATCACAAGATATACAAG GTCTTCCCTCCCAATGAAAAGATTGAAAGTATAAATGATCAATACTGGACATTACGTGCAGAGGAG ATtccagaagaagagaaaaatctggGTCCTCATGATCGTCTAATCCATGTGTATCATTTCACTAAAGACACAGCTCAGAACCAAatg CAAATTCAGAACTTTGGGGAACCCTTTTTCTTGGTCATACATGAAGGGGAGACTTTGGCTGAAATTAAAGTAAGAATACAGAAGAAACTTCAAGTCCCTGATGATGAGTTTGTCAAG TGgaaatttgcctttttttcaTTAGGGCGTCCTGAATACCTTCAGGATTCTGACATTGTGTCCAGTCGTTTTCAG AGGAGAGATGTTTATGGTGCTTGGGAGCAATATCTTGGTTTGGAGCATACTGATAATGCTCCTAAAAGATCATATGCTGTTAACCAG AATCGCCATACTTTCGAGAAGCCAGTAAAGATTTATAATTAA
- the LOC114400412 gene encoding ubiquitin carboxyl-terminal hydrolase 12-like isoform X1: MTVMTPAPIDQQQEDEEMLVPHTDLAENNHQPMEVVAQPDAANTVESQPVEDPSTSRFTWKIENFSRMNTKKLYSEIFVVGGYKWRVLIFPKGNNVDYLSMYLDVADSASLPYGWSRYAQFSLAVVNQIHNKYSVRKDTQHQFNARESDWGFTSFMPLGELYDPSRGYLVNDTLVVEAEVLVRRIVDYWTYDSKKETGYVGLKNQGATCYMNSLLQTLYHIPYFRKAVYHMPTTENDMPSGSIPLALQSLFYKLQYSDTSVATKELTKSFGWDTYDSFMQHDVQELNRVLCEKLEDKMKGTVVEGTIQKLFEGHHMNYIECINVDYKSTRKESFYDLQLDVKGCPDVYASFDKYVEVERLEGDNKYHAEQYGLQDAKKGVLFIDFPPVLQLQLKRFEYDFMRDTMVKINDRYEFPLQLDLDRENGKYLSPDADRNVRNLYTLHSVLVHSGGVHGGHYYAFIRPTLSEQWYKFDDERVTKEDTKRALEEQYGGEEELPQTNPGFNNTPFKFTKYSNAYMLVYIREADKDKVICNVDEKDIAEHLRERLKKEQEEKEHKKKEKAEAHLYTIIKVARDEDLAEQIGKDIYFDLVDHDKVRSFRVQKQTSFNLFKDEVAKEFGIPVQFQRFWLWAKRQNHTYRPNRPLTHMEEAQSVGQLREVSNKVHNAELKLFLEVELGLDLRPIAPPDKTKDDILLFFKLYDTEKEELRYVGRLFVKATGKPSEILTRLNKMAGYDPDEEIGLYEEIKFEPNVMCEPIDKKVTFRASQLEDGDIICFQKAPAIDNEHVRYPDVPSYLEYVHNRQVVHFRSLEKPKEDDFCLEMSRLYTYDDVVEKVAQQLGLDDPSIIRLTPHNCYSQQPKPQPIKYRGVEHLSDMLVHYNQTSDILYYEVLDIPLPELQGLKTLKVAFHHATKDEVVIHTIRLPKQSTVGDVLNDLKTKVELSDPEAELRLLEVFYHKIYKVFPPNEKIESINDQYWTLRAEEIPEEEKNLGPHDRLIHVYHFTKDTAQNQMQIQNFGEPFFLVIHEGETLAEIKVRIQKKLQVPDDEFVKWKFAFFSLGRPEYLQDSDIVSSRFQRRDVYGAWEQYLGLEHTDNAPKRSYAVNQNRHTFEKPVKIYN, from the exons ATGACTGTGATGACTCCTGCTCCCATTGAC CAGCAGCAGGAGGACGAGGAGATGCTTGTCCCGCACACGGATTTGGCTGAGAATAATCACCAACCTATGGAAG TTGTGGCTCAACCTGATGCTGCCAACACTGTGGAGAGTCAGCCTGTCGAGGATCCTTCGACATCAAGGTTCACATGGAAAATTGAAAACTTTTCTAGGATGAATACAAAGAAGCTCTATTCAGAAATAtttgttgttggtggttataaaTG GCGAGTACTCATTTTCCCAAAAGGGAACAACGTGGACTATTTGTCCATGTATTTGGATGTTGCAGATTCAGCTAGTTTGCCCTATGGCTGGAGTAGATATGCACAGTTTAGCTTGGCAGTCGTTAATCAAATCCATAATAAATACTCTGTGAGAAAAG ACACACAGCACCAATTCAATGCGCGGGAAAGTGATTGGGGTTTCACGTCTTTCATGCCACTTGGTGAATTGTATGATCCTAGTAGAGGGTATCTTGTGAATGATACTCTTGTAGTTGAAGCTGAGGTTCTTGTTCGTAGAATTGTTGATTACTGGACCTATGATTCAAAAAAGGAGACTGGCTATGTTGGACTTAAGAACCAGGGAGCTACATGTTATATGAATTCTCTACTTCAAACTTTGTACCATATTCCTTATTTTCGAAAG GCTGTATACCATATGCCAACAACAGAGAATGACATGCCGTCGGGAAGCATCCCTTTGGCTTTGCAAAGTTTATTCTACAAGCTCCAGTATAGTGACACCAGTGTTGCAACAAAGGAGCTCACTAAATCTTTCGGATGGGATACATATGATTCTTTCATGCAGCATGATGTTCAAGAACTGAACAGAGTCCTCTGTGAAAAACTTGAAGATAAGATGAAG GGAACTGTTGTTGAGGGAACTATACAGAAGTTATTTGAAGGGCATCATATGAACTATATCGAATGCATCAATGTGGACTATAAATCAACTAGAAAGGAGTCATTTTATG ACCTTCAGCTTGATGTGAAAGGCTGTCCTGATGTTTATGCTTCCTTTGACAAGTATGTTGAAGTTGAACGTCTTGAAGGGGATAACAAATATCATGCGGAACAATATGGTTTGCAG gaTGCTAAGAAGGGTGTCCTGTTCATTGATTTCCCTCCTGTTCTTCAGCTTCAACTGAAAAGATTTGAATATGACTTTATGCGGGATACTATGGTCAAG ATTAATGACCGTTATGAGTTTCCCTTGCAACTTGACCTTGATCGTGAGAATGGAAAATATTTATCACCTGACGCTGATAGGAATGTCCGCAATCTTTACACACTTCATAG CGTTTTGGTTCACAGTGGTGGTGTGCATGGTGGACATTATTATGCTTTTATCAGGCCAACTCTATCTGAGCAGTG GTATAAATTTGATGATGAGAGGGTGACTAAAGAAGACACTAAACGGGCATTAGAGGAGCAATATGGTGGCGAGGAAGAG TTACCGCAGACAAATCCTGGATTTAACAACACTCCTTTTAAATTCACCAAATATTCAAATGCTTATATGCTGGTGTATATACGTGAAGCTGACAAGGACAAAGTAATATGCAATGTGGATGAAAAAGACATTGCTGAACATTTAAGG GAGAGGttgaagaaagaacaagaagaaaaagagcacaaaaagaaagaaaaagcagAGGCTCACCTTTACACTATTATAAAG GTGGCACGAGATGAAGACCTTGCAGAGCAGATTGGAAAGGATATATATTTTGATCTTGTAGACCATGACAAAGTGAGGAGTTTCCGTGTCCAAAAACAGACATCTTTTAACCTTTTTAAG GACGAGGTGGCTAAAGAGTTTGGAATACCAGTTCAATTCCAGCGCTTTTGGCTATGGGCAAAGCGGCAAAACCATACGTATCGTCCAAATCGACCATTGACACACATGGAAGAAGCACAATCT GTTGGACAATTGAGAGAGGTATCCAACAAAGTTCACAATGCagaattaaaattgtttttggaAGTGGAGCTTGGGCtg GATTTACGTCCCATTGCACCGCCTGACAAGACAAAGGATGATATATTACTTTTCTTCAAGTTATATGATACTGAAAAAGAGGAGCTACG TTATGTTGGAAGGCTCTTTGTGAAGGCTACTGGTAAGCCATCAGAAATTTTAACCAGGTTAAATAAAATGGCTGGTTATGATCCTGATGAAGAGATTGGACTATACGAG GAAATTAAGTTTGAGCCAAATGTTATGTGTGAACCTATTGATAAGAAAGTAACATTTCGAGCAAGCCAG TTAGAAGATGGAGATATTATATGCTTTCAGAAAGCTCCTGCTATAGACAATGAACACGTCCGCTATCCAGATGTGCCTTCATACCTTGAATATGTGCACAATCGCCAG gtTGTTCACTTTCGATctctagaaaaaccaaaggaagatGACTTCTGCCTGGAGAT GTCAAGGCTCTATACATATGATGATGTGGTGGAGAAAGTGGCTCAACAACTTGGTTTGGATGATCCATCCATAATTAGGCTTACCCCTCACAATTGCTACTCTCAACAACCAAAACCCCAACCTATTAAGTATCGTGGTGTGGAACATTTGTCTGATATGCTGGTTCACTACAATCAG ACTTCGGATATATTGTACTATGAAGTACTTGACATCCCTCTGCCAGAACTACAAGGATTGAAAACTCTGAAAGTTGCATTTCACCATGCTACCAAGGATGAA GTGGTTATTCATACCATCAGACTCCCAAAGCAGAGCACTGTGGGGGATGTCCTTAATGATCTGAAAACAAAG GTGGAATTGTCTGATCCTGAAGCCGAGCTTAGGTTGCTTGAAGTTTTCTATCACAAGATATACAAG GTCTTCCCTCCCAATGAAAAGATTGAAAGTATAAATGATCAATACTGGACATTACGTGCAGAGGAG ATtccagaagaagagaaaaatctggGTCCTCATGATCGTCTAATCCATGTGTATCATTTCACTAAAGACACAGCTCAGAACCAAatg CAAATTCAGAACTTTGGGGAACCCTTTTTCTTGGTCATACATGAAGGGGAGACTTTGGCTGAAATTAAAGTAAGAATACAGAAGAAACTTCAAGTCCCTGATGATGAGTTTGTCAAG TGgaaatttgcctttttttcaTTAGGGCGTCCTGAATACCTTCAGGATTCTGACATTGTGTCCAGTCGTTTTCAG AGGAGAGATGTTTATGGTGCTTGGGAGCAATATCTTGGTTTGGAGCATACTGATAATGCTCCTAAAAGATCATATGCTGTTAACCAG AATCGCCATACTTTCGAGAAGCCAGTAAAGATTTATAATTAA